A window of Streptomyces sp. DG1A-41 contains these coding sequences:
- a CDS encoding cation diffusion facilitator family transporter produces MSDPHEHPHHHSPTGLRHRLSHLLTPHSHETADKVDSALESSARGMRALWVSLAVLGVTALAQAIVVAVSGSVALLGDTVHNAADALTAVPLGIAFVLGRRAATRRFTYGYGRAEDLAGLVIVLTIAASAAFAGWTALDRLLDPRPVQHVPAVAVAALVGFAGNEWVARYRIRVGRAIGSAALVADGLHARTDGFTSLAVLLGAGGSALGWQLADPIVGLAITAAIALVLRDAAREVFRRVMDAVDPALVDRAERALTEVAGVRGVGELRLRWIGHRLRAEVAVVVDGDVTVRQAHRVAVDAEHALLHAVPRLTAALVHADPEPAPGETDPHLPLAHHAVA; encoded by the coding sequence GTGAGCGACCCGCACGAGCACCCACACCACCACTCGCCCACCGGCCTGCGCCACCGCCTCTCCCACCTCCTCACCCCGCACTCCCACGAGACGGCCGACAAGGTCGACTCCGCCCTGGAGTCCTCGGCTCGCGGGATGCGGGCGCTGTGGGTCTCACTCGCGGTGCTCGGTGTGACGGCGCTGGCGCAGGCGATCGTGGTGGCCGTCTCCGGCTCGGTGGCGCTGCTCGGGGACACCGTGCACAACGCCGCGGACGCGCTGACCGCCGTGCCGCTCGGCATCGCCTTCGTGCTGGGCCGGCGCGCGGCCACCCGGCGCTTCACCTATGGCTACGGGCGGGCCGAGGACCTGGCGGGCCTGGTGATCGTGCTGACGATCGCCGCGTCGGCGGCCTTCGCCGGATGGACGGCGCTCGACCGTCTCCTCGACCCGCGGCCGGTCCAGCACGTCCCGGCGGTCGCCGTGGCCGCCCTCGTCGGGTTCGCGGGCAACGAGTGGGTGGCCCGCTACCGCATCCGCGTCGGCCGTGCGATCGGCTCGGCCGCGCTGGTCGCCGACGGACTGCACGCCCGCACCGACGGTTTCACCTCACTGGCCGTGCTGCTGGGCGCCGGCGGATCGGCCCTGGGCTGGCAACTGGCCGACCCGATCGTCGGGTTGGCGATCACGGCGGCGATCGCGCTGGTGCTGCGGGACGCCGCGCGGGAGGTGTTCCGCCGGGTGATGGACGCGGTCGACCCGGCCCTGGTGGACCGGGCCGAGCGGGCACTGACCGAGGTCGCCGGGGTACGCGGGGTCGGCGAGCTGCGGCTGCGCTGGATCGGTCACCGGCTGCGCGCCGAGGTCGCGGTCGTGGTGGACGGCGACGTGACCGTACGCCAGGCCCATCGCGTCGCCGTCGACGCCGAGCACGCTCTGCTGCACGCCGTGCCCCGCCTCACCGCCGCCCTGGTCCACGCCGACCCGGAACCGGCCCCCGGCGAGACGGACCCGCATCTGCCGCTCGCCCACCACGCGGTGGCGTAG
- a CDS encoding metalloregulator ArsR/SmtB family transcription factor: MSARMHLSPAHDAHPRSPGEEQFALAAELLALLGDRTRLALLHALAGGEADVTTLTDVCGAARPAVSQHLARLRLAGLVTTRKEGRRVIYSLRDGHLRRLVDEALNVADHRLTDRPVHD; encoded by the coding sequence ATGAGCGCACGCATGCACCTGTCACCTGCGCACGATGCGCATCCGCGCAGCCCCGGCGAGGAACAGTTCGCGCTCGCCGCCGAACTCCTCGCCCTGCTCGGCGACCGGACCCGCCTCGCCCTGCTGCACGCGCTGGCCGGGGGAGAGGCCGACGTCACGACCCTCACCGACGTGTGCGGGGCGGCTAGGCCCGCCGTCAGCCAGCACCTGGCGCGACTGCGTCTCGCGGGCCTGGTGACCACGCGGAAGGAAGGCCGCCGGGTGATCTACTCGCTCCGCGACGGCCATCTGCGCCGGCTCGTGGACGAGGCGCTGAACGTGGCCGACCACCGGCTCACCGACCGGCCCGTCCACGACTGA
- a CDS encoding APC family permease translates to MVKNGPTGGLRRDVGLIGLMWASVGSIIGSGWLYGAEKAVVAAGPAAILSWLIGAVGIVLLALVHAELGGMFPVAGGTARYPHYAFGGLAGMSFGWFSWLQAATVAPIEVEAMIGYAGHWHWAQGFQHAKDGTLTTSGFIVAVLLMAVFVVINFLGVRILAHTNSAATWWKVAVPLAAIFVIAAGNFHPGNFTEHGFAPFGAHGVLSAVSSSGIIFALLGFEQAIQLAGESRDPARDLPRATLGSVAIGAAIYVLLQIVFIAALPLASFAHGWTKLDYPGISGPWAGLATLLGLGWLSVVLYLDAVVSPGGTGLIYTTATSRVSYGLARNGYAPKIFTRTDARGVPWFGLIVSFVTGVICFLPFPSWQQLVGFITSASVLMYAGAPLAYGVFADRLPQRERPYRLPGGNVVSPLSFVVANLIIYWSTWDTLWRLGVAIVLGYVLLGGYAWYATRKGLPDAPRLDWRAAQWLPVYLLGMGVISWQGGFGGQGHIGMWWDIAVIAVFSLGIYYWARASASRPEEIERSIGEVAVTEVAVH, encoded by the coding sequence ATGGTAAAAAACGGCCCGACGGGAGGTCTGCGACGGGACGTCGGACTGATCGGGCTCATGTGGGCGTCGGTCGGTTCCATCATCGGATCCGGCTGGTTGTACGGCGCCGAGAAGGCGGTCGTGGCGGCCGGTCCGGCGGCCATCCTGTCGTGGCTCATCGGCGCGGTCGGGATCGTGCTGCTGGCCCTGGTGCACGCGGAACTCGGCGGCATGTTCCCGGTCGCGGGCGGCACGGCACGCTATCCGCACTACGCGTTCGGCGGTCTCGCCGGCATGTCCTTCGGCTGGTTCTCCTGGCTCCAGGCGGCGACCGTGGCACCGATCGAGGTCGAGGCCATGATCGGCTACGCCGGGCACTGGCACTGGGCGCAGGGTTTCCAGCACGCCAAGGACGGGACGCTGACGACGAGCGGGTTCATCGTCGCCGTGCTCCTCATGGCCGTGTTCGTCGTGATCAACTTCCTCGGGGTGCGGATCCTGGCGCACACCAACAGCGCCGCCACCTGGTGGAAGGTGGCCGTGCCGCTGGCCGCGATCTTCGTCATCGCGGCCGGCAACTTCCACCCGGGCAACTTCACCGAACACGGCTTCGCCCCGTTCGGCGCCCACGGCGTGCTGAGCGCCGTCAGTTCCAGCGGCATCATCTTCGCCCTGCTGGGCTTCGAGCAGGCGATCCAGCTGGCGGGCGAGAGCCGCGACCCGGCCCGTGACCTGCCGCGCGCGACGCTCGGCTCGGTCGCCATCGGAGCCGCGATCTACGTCCTGCTCCAGATCGTCTTCATCGCCGCCCTGCCGCTGGCTTCCTTCGCACACGGCTGGACCAAGCTCGACTACCCCGGCATCAGCGGCCCTTGGGCGGGCCTGGCCACCCTGCTGGGGCTCGGCTGGCTGAGCGTGGTGCTGTATCTGGACGCGGTCGTCTCCCCCGGCGGCACCGGCCTGATCTACACCACCGCCACCTCCCGCGTCTCCTACGGCCTGGCCCGCAACGGCTACGCGCCGAAGATCTTCACCCGCACCGACGCGCGCGGCGTGCCGTGGTTCGGGCTGATCGTCTCCTTCGTGACCGGCGTGATCTGCTTCCTGCCGTTCCCGAGCTGGCAGCAACTGGTGGGCTTCATCACCTCGGCGAGCGTGCTGATGTACGCGGGCGCCCCGCTGGCGTACGGCGTCTTCGCCGACCGGCTGCCGCAGCGCGAACGCCCCTACCGCCTGCCCGGCGGGAACGTCGTCTCCCCGCTGTCGTTCGTGGTGGCCAACCTCATCATCTACTGGTCGACCTGGGACACGCTGTGGCGCCTCGGGGTGGCCATCGTCCTCGGTTACGTCCTGCTCGGCGGATACGCCTGGTACGCCACCCGCAAGGGCCTGCCCGACGCGCCCCGGCTCGACTGGCGGGCCGCCCAGTGGCTGCCCGTCTACCTGCTGGGCATGGGCGTCATCTCCTGGCAGGGCGGTTTCGGCGGCCAGGGACACATCGGGATGTGGTGGGATATCGCGGTCATCGCGGTCTTCTCCCTGGGGATCTACTACTGGGCCCGGGCATCGGCGTCCCGGCCGGAGGAGATCGAGCGGAGCATCGGGGAGGTGGCCGTCACCGAGGTGGCCGTCCACTGA
- a CDS encoding XRE family transcriptional regulator yields the protein MSDLDLLTQSLARSVKHWRAVRGFTLDVLAARAGVSRGMLIQIEQARTNPSLGTVVKIGDALGISITTLLDYEQGPTVRIVPAEQAVRLWHTEAGSYNRLLAGTEAPGPLEMWDWRLMPGESSQSDPHPAGTMELLHVTAGELTLTVDGVEHRVPAGASVSFEANLPHTYGNTGDVPMEMVMAVSVPPVT from the coding sequence GTGTCGGACCTCGACCTGCTGACCCAGTCCCTGGCGCGCAGCGTCAAGCACTGGCGCGCGGTGCGCGGCTTCACGCTGGACGTGCTCGCCGCCCGGGCAGGCGTCAGCCGCGGCATGCTCATCCAGATCGAGCAGGCCCGCACCAACCCCAGCCTCGGCACCGTCGTCAAGATCGGCGACGCGCTCGGCATCAGCATCACCACCCTCCTCGACTACGAGCAGGGCCCGACGGTCCGCATCGTCCCCGCCGAGCAGGCCGTACGGCTGTGGCACACCGAGGCCGGCAGCTACAACCGGCTGCTCGCGGGCACCGAGGCGCCCGGCCCGCTGGAGATGTGGGACTGGCGGCTCATGCCCGGCGAGAGCAGCCAGTCCGACCCGCACCCCGCCGGCACGATGGAGCTGCTCCACGTCACGGCCGGGGAGCTGACGCTCACCGTCGACGGCGTGGAGCACCGCGTCCCCGCCGGCGCGAGCGTGTCCTTCGAGGCCAACCTCCCGCACACCTACGGCAACACCGGCGACGTGCCGATGGAGATGGTGATGGCCGTCTCGGTGCCGCCCGTGACCTGA
- a CDS encoding 4-hydroxybenzoate 3-monooxygenase, whose translation MPSPPSDSGAPQRLPVVVVGAGPAGLAVGNILRAASVDCLVLETETREFIEQRPRAGVIEEWAVRNLEKRGLARNLLDTAELHRACEFRFDGERYRFPYSELTGSQHFVYPQPLLVTDLVREYADVRGGQIRFGVRDVQVHDIDTDLPSVSYTDPEAGEHRVVHCDFVAGCDGARGVTRASLPPERIRVARHDYGIGWLALLAEAPPSADCVLFGCHADGFAGQMPRSPEVTRYYLQCPPGDDPENWPHGRVWTELHKRLGASGAPPLTEGRLLEKRVLDMHDYVVEPMVFGRLFLAGDAAHLVAPIAAKGMNLALHDAFLLGDALVAHLTGGDDSGLGGYAQACLRRVWDYQEFSQWLSEVYHGTAAGDPFRAGTTLARLRRLFTSPAAAAAFAEQYLGTAARY comes from the coding sequence ATGCCCTCCCCGCCTTCCGACTCCGGCGCCCCGCAACGTCTCCCAGTCGTTGTCGTGGGCGCCGGTCCCGCGGGACTGGCCGTCGGCAACATCCTGCGGGCCGCGTCGGTGGACTGCCTGGTGCTGGAGACCGAGACCCGGGAGTTCATCGAACAGCGGCCCCGGGCCGGAGTCATCGAGGAATGGGCCGTGCGGAACCTGGAGAAGCGGGGCCTCGCCCGGAATCTGCTGGACACCGCGGAGTTGCACCGTGCGTGCGAGTTCCGCTTCGACGGCGAGCGGTACCGGTTCCCCTACAGCGAGCTGACGGGCAGTCAGCACTTCGTCTATCCGCAGCCGTTACTGGTGACGGACCTGGTGCGCGAGTACGCCGACGTACGCGGCGGGCAGATCCGCTTCGGGGTCCGCGACGTACAGGTGCACGACATCGACACCGACCTGCCGTCGGTGTCGTACACCGACCCGGAGGCGGGTGAACACCGGGTCGTGCACTGCGACTTCGTGGCCGGCTGCGACGGCGCGCGCGGCGTGACGCGGGCCTCCCTGCCGCCGGAGCGGATCCGTGTCGCGCGGCACGACTACGGCATCGGCTGGCTGGCCCTGCTCGCGGAGGCGCCGCCGTCCGCCGACTGCGTGCTGTTCGGCTGCCACGCCGACGGGTTCGCCGGGCAGATGCCCCGCAGCCCGGAGGTGACTCGCTACTACCTCCAGTGCCCGCCGGGCGACGACCCGGAGAACTGGCCGCACGGGCGCGTCTGGACGGAGCTCCACAAGCGGCTCGGGGCGTCCGGCGCACCGCCGCTGACCGAGGGGCGGCTGCTTGAGAAGCGCGTGCTGGACATGCACGACTACGTGGTCGAGCCGATGGTGTTCGGCCGGCTCTTCCTCGCCGGTGACGCGGCACATCTGGTCGCCCCCATCGCCGCCAAGGGCATGAACCTCGCCCTGCACGACGCCTTCCTGCTCGGCGACGCCCTGGTGGCCCACCTGACCGGCGGGGACGACAGCGGCCTCGGCGGCTACGCGCAGGCGTGCCTGCGGCGGGTGTGGGACTACCAGGAGTTCTCGCAGTGGCTGTCCGAGGTGTACCACGGCACGGCGGCGGGCGACCCGTTCCGCGCGGGCACCACGCTCGCCCGGCTGCGCCGCCTGTTCACCTCGCCCGCGGCGGCCGCCGCCTTCGCCGAGCAGTACCTCGGGACGGCCGCGCGGTACTGA
- a CDS encoding YbaK/EbsC family protein, whose product MRAPIGHFDDARPAPACLDELTGPVADAVRQWRGSVPADRILYVDTDPRWADTATFVEHYGRDLLERSANCVVVAGKRGGETTLAASVVLSTTRVDVNGVVRRRLGARKASFAAMDTATGETGMEYGGITPLGLPGGWPVLVDAAVVDLPYVLVGSGRRRGKLLVPGKAFAELPGAVVLEGLGVA is encoded by the coding sequence ATGCGCGCACCCATCGGACACTTCGACGACGCCCGTCCGGCCCCCGCCTGCCTCGACGAACTCACCGGCCCGGTCGCCGACGCCGTACGCCAGTGGCGCGGCAGCGTCCCCGCCGACCGGATCCTCTACGTCGACACCGACCCGCGGTGGGCCGACACCGCCACCTTCGTGGAGCACTACGGCCGTGACCTGCTGGAGCGGTCCGCGAACTGCGTGGTGGTCGCGGGCAAGCGCGGCGGCGAGACCACGCTCGCCGCGAGCGTCGTGCTGTCCACCACCCGGGTCGACGTCAACGGCGTCGTACGCCGCCGGCTCGGCGCCCGCAAGGCCTCGTTCGCCGCGATGGACACGGCGACCGGGGAGACCGGCATGGAGTACGGCGGCATCACACCGCTCGGACTGCCCGGCGGCTGGCCCGTGCTGGTGGACGCGGCCGTCGTCGACCTGCCGTACGTGCTGGTCGGCAGCGGCCGGCGGCGCGGCAAGCTGCTGGTACCGGGCAAGGCGTTCGCGGAACTGCCGGGCGCGGTGGTGCTGGAGGGGCTCGGGGTCGCCTGA
- a CDS encoding DMT family transporter → MTALFALATSLLWGLADFGGGLLTRRTPALTVVVVSQSIAVVVLGVLVAATGGWSEAGPQLWFAVAAGLVGPVAMLAFYKALALGPMGVVSPLGSIGVAVPVGVGLVLGERPGVLQFVGILVAVAGVCLAGGPQFRGAPVQRQAIALTLLAAFGFGAVMALIAEASTTLTGLFLALFVQRVTNVAAGGLALYVSVRRGAPALPADGFPWRTVPALAFVGLADVAANGTYSIAAQHGPVTVAAVLASLYPVVTAVAARGVLRERLRAVQAAGAGLALVGTVLLASG, encoded by the coding sequence ATGACAGCGCTCTTCGCCCTGGCCACCAGCCTGCTGTGGGGACTGGCCGACTTCGGTGGCGGACTGCTGACCCGGCGCACGCCCGCGCTGACGGTGGTCGTGGTCTCGCAGTCGATCGCGGTGGTCGTGCTGGGCGTGCTCGTGGCGGCGACCGGTGGCTGGAGCGAGGCGGGGCCTCAGCTGTGGTTCGCCGTGGCCGCCGGTCTGGTCGGCCCGGTGGCGATGCTCGCCTTCTACAAGGCGCTCGCGCTGGGCCCGATGGGTGTGGTCTCGCCGCTGGGCTCGATCGGGGTGGCCGTGCCGGTCGGCGTGGGCCTGGTGCTGGGCGAGCGTCCCGGCGTGCTTCAGTTCGTCGGGATCCTGGTCGCCGTCGCCGGTGTCTGCCTGGCCGGCGGTCCCCAGTTCCGCGGCGCGCCCGTCCAGCGCCAGGCCATCGCCCTGACCCTCCTCGCGGCCTTCGGCTTCGGCGCGGTGATGGCCCTCATCGCCGAGGCGTCGACCACGCTCACAGGACTGTTCCTCGCGCTGTTCGTGCAGCGGGTGACGAATGTCGCCGCCGGCGGACTGGCGCTGTACGTGTCGGTGCGGCGCGGGGCGCCCGCCCTTCCGGCGGACGGCTTCCCGTGGCGCACCGTGCCGGCGCTGGCCTTCGTCGGCCTCGCGGACGTCGCCGCGAACGGCACCTACTCGATCGCCGCGCAGCACGGCCCGGTCACCGTCGCCGCCGTGCTCGCCTCGCTCTACCCGGTGGTGACCGCCGTGGCCGCGCGCGGAGTGCTCCGCGAACGGCTGCGGGCGGTGCAGGCCGCGGGCGCGGGGCTGGCCCTGGTGGGGACGGTTCTGCTGGCGTCGGGCTGA